Proteins encoded within one genomic window of Dyadobacter chenhuakuii:
- a CDS encoding DUF4199 domain-containing protein: protein MRKIVLVCGIIAGIIVSVFMVSSIAVCYSSNNFEGNMLLGYAAMLLSFSLIFVGVRNFRDKYNGGFVSFGKAFQIGLYISLIASTIYVTVWLVDYYLFVPEFMERYATHVMRELQQEGASAQELQAESVKMDGYREMYRNPLMVILFTYFEILPVGLIVSLICALILKRKPAQSLPTA, encoded by the coding sequence ATGAGAAAAATAGTCCTTGTCTGCGGCATCATTGCCGGGATCATTGTGTCGGTGTTCATGGTGTCGTCCATCGCCGTCTGTTATTCCAGCAATAATTTTGAGGGGAACATGCTGCTGGGCTATGCGGCCATGCTCCTCTCCTTTTCATTAATTTTCGTAGGTGTCCGGAATTTCAGGGATAAATACAATGGCGGTTTTGTTTCATTCGGCAAGGCATTTCAGATAGGTCTTTATATTTCTTTAATTGCCTCGACCATTTACGTGACTGTCTGGCTGGTAGATTACTATTTATTTGTTCCGGAATTTATGGAACGTTACGCCACGCACGTTATGCGGGAATTACAGCAGGAAGGCGCAAGTGCGCAGGAGTTGCAGGCCGAATCTGTCAAAATGGATGGATACCGCGAAATGTATAGAAATCCATTGATGGTCATTTTATTCACCTACTTTGAAATATTACCCGTAGGCCTTATCGTATCATTGATTTGTGCACTGATCCTGAAAAGGAAACCCGCACAATCGCTTCCCACTGCCTGA
- the ligD gene encoding DNA ligase D — protein sequence MSLTKYNEKRSFEKTPEPKGGKADSEELIFVIQKHHASRLHYDFRLEMDGVLKSWAVPKGPSLDPATKRLAMMVEDHPYDYKDFEGIIPKGNYGAGTVMVWDEGTYEPLEEAKTKKEKEKILLKELASGSVKIRMKGKKLKGEFALVKTKGMSENSWLLIKHRDKFASDADITKKDKSVISNKTLEGIKATTDNVYGESKADKKKADKAEKKKDKEDEAAPIDEYLANEKDDKSDEKSAAALLKKGKKAPFPEDIVPMLATLVDGPFDDPGWEYEVKWDGYRAIAYMNKGVTELKSRNKKSFNDKFYPIHEGLCDWKINAVLDGEVVVINEKGHSDFGALQNWRSEADGELIYYVFDILWYEGKSLMHLPLTERKAILQSIVTEDSPVRIGYSIASEGTAFFEAAREMGLEGIIAKRSDSPYLAGLRTNDWLKIKVNKRQEVIIAGYTRNAGTSKHFSALLLAAYDQGVLQYVGKVGTGFKDKQQKEMLELFKPLETENSPFKETPDYNKPSRFRPNPPKANATWLKPELVCEVSFTEVTSDGVFRHPSFEGIREDKKAKDVVREIEQPTEQVVDEEKKPEAKSAKKSEKKDEIIPKPAKSKRKTLLNPTDETQVRKINGNEVKFSNLSKIFWHQEKITKRDLINYYYQIAPFILPYLEKRPLSLNRYPNGIDGKSFYQKDVTGKVPAWVETFPYTSNDEEQEKNFMICNDEAALLYMANLGCIDMNPWNSRTNKPDNPDWCLLDLDPDTTNTFEQVIETALVIKQLLDSLDIKSYCKTSGSTGLHIYIPLGAKYSYDQCQLFAQWVASQVQQELPSFTSIERMTKNRKGKLYIDYLQNRPKATLAAPYSVRPKPGATVSMPLHWEEVKIGLQLRHFTILNAMDRLENEGDLFKPVLGEGIDLEAAIGKIEAGK from the coding sequence ATGAGCCTGACCAAATACAACGAGAAACGTTCATTTGAAAAAACACCTGAACCAAAAGGCGGTAAAGCTGATTCGGAAGAACTCATTTTTGTCATCCAGAAACATCATGCGTCCAGGCTCCATTATGATTTCAGGCTGGAAATGGATGGTGTGCTGAAAAGCTGGGCGGTCCCCAAAGGCCCGTCGCTGGACCCCGCAACGAAGCGGCTGGCCATGATGGTTGAGGACCATCCTTATGATTATAAAGATTTTGAAGGCATAATCCCGAAAGGCAACTACGGCGCAGGAACTGTAATGGTTTGGGATGAAGGCACTTATGAGCCATTGGAAGAAGCAAAGACAAAGAAAGAGAAAGAAAAAATACTACTCAAAGAACTTGCCTCCGGCTCCGTGAAGATCAGGATGAAAGGCAAGAAACTGAAAGGTGAATTTGCATTGGTCAAAACAAAAGGAATGTCAGAGAACTCCTGGCTGCTCATTAAGCACAGGGATAAATTTGCATCAGACGCGGACATTACGAAAAAAGACAAATCGGTTATCTCAAACAAAACACTGGAAGGAATAAAAGCGACCACAGACAACGTTTACGGAGAATCGAAAGCGGACAAAAAGAAGGCTGACAAAGCCGAAAAAAAGAAAGATAAGGAAGACGAAGCCGCTCCGATCGACGAATATTTAGCAAATGAAAAGGATGATAAATCCGACGAAAAAAGCGCCGCAGCGCTTCTAAAGAAAGGTAAAAAAGCGCCATTCCCTGAGGACATTGTGCCCATGCTCGCTACGCTCGTGGACGGGCCTTTCGATGATCCCGGTTGGGAATACGAGGTCAAATGGGATGGTTACCGCGCCATTGCCTACATGAATAAAGGCGTTACAGAGCTGAAGTCACGCAATAAAAAATCTTTCAATGACAAGTTCTATCCCATCCATGAAGGCCTTTGCGATTGGAAAATCAATGCTGTGCTGGATGGTGAGGTTGTTGTGATCAATGAAAAGGGCCATTCGGATTTTGGCGCTCTGCAAAACTGGCGGAGCGAGGCGGACGGAGAATTGATTTACTATGTGTTCGATATTCTTTGGTATGAAGGTAAAAGCCTGATGCATTTGCCTCTGACCGAGCGGAAAGCCATTCTGCAAAGCATTGTTACAGAGGACAGTCCGGTCCGGATTGGTTACAGCATTGCTTCGGAGGGAACTGCTTTTTTTGAGGCAGCACGGGAAATGGGCCTGGAAGGCATTATCGCTAAACGATCCGACAGCCCTTATCTTGCCGGGCTGCGTACGAATGACTGGCTTAAAATCAAGGTTAACAAACGGCAGGAAGTAATCATTGCGGGCTATACCCGCAACGCAGGCACGTCGAAGCATTTCAGTGCGCTACTACTTGCTGCGTATGACCAGGGCGTTCTTCAGTATGTGGGGAAGGTTGGGACTGGTTTTAAGGATAAGCAGCAAAAGGAAATGCTGGAACTCTTCAAACCGCTGGAAACAGAAAACAGTCCATTCAAGGAAACGCCGGATTATAACAAACCTTCCCGTTTCCGGCCCAATCCGCCGAAGGCAAATGCAACCTGGCTTAAACCGGAGCTTGTTTGTGAAGTAAGTTTTACAGAAGTGACTTCGGACGGCGTATTCAGGCATCCGTCATTTGAGGGAATCCGGGAAGATAAAAAGGCGAAAGACGTGGTCCGTGAGATCGAGCAGCCTACCGAGCAAGTGGTTGACGAGGAGAAGAAACCGGAAGCTAAGTCTGCCAAAAAGTCGGAGAAAAAAGATGAAATTATTCCAAAGCCTGCAAAATCGAAACGTAAAACGCTGCTTAATCCAACCGACGAGACGCAGGTTAGGAAAATCAATGGTAATGAGGTGAAGTTTTCAAACCTGAGCAAGATTTTCTGGCATCAGGAAAAAATCACCAAGCGGGATCTCATCAACTACTACTATCAGATAGCCCCTTTCATATTGCCCTACCTGGAAAAAAGACCGTTGTCTTTGAACCGCTATCCGAATGGGATCGACGGCAAAAGTTTTTATCAAAAGGATGTTACAGGTAAAGTGCCGGCCTGGGTAGAAACATTCCCTTACACTTCCAATGACGAAGAACAGGAAAAGAATTTCATGATATGCAATGATGAAGCTGCATTGCTCTATATGGCGAATCTGGGTTGCATTGATATGAACCCCTGGAACAGCCGCACCAATAAACCCGACAACCCCGACTGGTGCCTGCTCGACCTTGATCCGGACACAACCAACACATTCGAACAAGTGATAGAAACGGCACTCGTTATCAAGCAGTTGCTGGATTCGCTGGACATTAAAAGTTATTGCAAAACCTCAGGTTCCACAGGCCTGCACATTTATATTCCGCTGGGCGCAAAATATTCGTACGATCAATGCCAGCTCTTTGCGCAATGGGTCGCCAGCCAGGTGCAACAGGAATTGCCAAGCTTCACCAGCATCGAGCGGATGACTAAAAACCGGAAGGGGAAGTTGTACATCGATTATCTCCAGAACAGGCCCAAGGCAACACTTGCCGCTCCCTATTCAGTGCGGCCCAAGCCAGGCGCAACGGTATCGATGCCGCTGCATTGGGAAGAAGTAAAAATTGGTTTGCAACTGCGCCATTTTACGATTCTGAATGCCATGGACCGGTTGGAAAATGAAGGAGATCTGTTTAAACCCGTGCTCGGCGAAGGCATTGACCTGGAAGCGGCGATAGGAAAAATTGAGGCGGGAAAATAA
- a CDS encoding ATP-binding protein — MKDITVGDLKAIKVFQDVPDDQLQWMIDRSKHYELPEGEFMTSPGEPLTGTHVIFSGRIELYRIQNNAKLFIAELLPGTITGSLPFSRGKVGVAYGQCTELTQIMTFPVELMRELIISHYELTQALVIVMTSRVREFTELEQQNEKMMALGKLSAGLAHELNNPAAAIVRGSVSLKKHLLLQPGAFKKLISIHLSPEEIELINEKMLQIMATKDRPVMSMMQRSEREDQILDWLDMNSIGECDDIAENIVEFGITEDDLEELKSKINKDDFSPILLWINNNLTTERMVADIQEASKRIADLVGSVKTFTHMDRGGEKEVIDIHVGIKNTLTMLNYKLKKANIKVTEEFDLSLPHVKVMVGELNQVWTNLIDNAIDALENQPNPELRIITHRDKEFVKVSICDNGPGVPAEIKNKIFDPFFTTKSVGKGTGLGLDVVIRIIKQHHGSVTLHSAPGKTEFLVCFPINN, encoded by the coding sequence ATGAAGGATATCACCGTTGGAGATCTGAAAGCCATCAAGGTTTTTCAGGATGTGCCTGACGATCAGCTGCAATGGATGATCGACAGAAGCAAGCATTACGAATTGCCGGAAGGCGAATTTATGACCTCGCCAGGCGAACCGCTGACCGGCACCCATGTAATTTTTTCCGGCCGGATTGAGTTATACCGCATTCAAAACAATGCAAAACTCTTCATTGCAGAGCTGCTTCCCGGCACTATAACCGGGTCCCTTCCGTTTTCGAGAGGAAAAGTAGGCGTGGCTTATGGGCAATGTACAGAATTGACGCAGATCATGACATTCCCGGTTGAGCTGATGCGCGAATTGATCATTTCGCATTATGAGCTTACCCAGGCGCTGGTGATCGTAATGACGTCACGCGTGCGCGAATTCACGGAGTTGGAGCAGCAGAATGAGAAAATGATGGCGCTTGGGAAATTGTCAGCTGGCCTCGCCCATGAGCTTAATAATCCCGCTGCAGCGATTGTAAGAGGTTCTGTTTCTTTGAAAAAACACCTTTTGTTGCAGCCGGGAGCATTCAAAAAGCTGATCTCTATCCACCTTTCTCCCGAAGAAATAGAGCTCATCAATGAGAAAATGCTTCAAATCATGGCGACGAAGGACAGGCCGGTGATGAGCATGATGCAGCGTTCCGAGCGTGAGGACCAGATCCTCGATTGGCTTGACATGAACAGCATTGGGGAATGCGACGATATTGCCGAAAATATTGTAGAATTTGGCATCACCGAGGATGATCTGGAAGAGCTCAAAAGCAAAATCAACAAAGATGATTTTTCCCCGATCCTGCTTTGGATCAACAACAACCTGACCACCGAGCGGATGGTAGCCGACATTCAGGAAGCCTCCAAAAGGATCGCTGATCTGGTGGGATCGGTGAAGACATTCACGCACATGGACAGGGGCGGGGAAAAAGAAGTGATAGACATTCACGTCGGCATCAAAAATACGCTCACGATGCTGAATTATAAATTGAAAAAAGCTAATATTAAAGTTACAGAAGAGTTTGATCTCAGCCTGCCGCATGTTAAGGTGATGGTAGGCGAGCTTAATCAGGTCTGGACGAACCTGATTGACAATGCAATAGATGCGCTGGAAAACCAGCCTAATCCCGAATTGCGGATCATTACACACCGCGATAAGGAGTTTGTAAAAGTCTCCATTTGTGACAATGGTCCCGGCGTTCCGGCTGAGATCAAGAACAAAATCTTCGATCCGTTTTTTACAACAAAGTCTGTTGGAAAAGGGACGGGATTGGGGCTGGACGTGGTCATCCGCATTATAAAGCAGCACCACGGCTCGGTAACATTGCACAGTGCGCCGGGTAAGACGGAATTTTTAGTTTGTTTTCCTATCAATAATTAA
- a CDS encoding metallophosphoesterase family protein codes for MTLTACEGVFQYNPNQVIFKENETNLNQKNIDRIHAIPVKDTLRFILMGDTQRWYDETDDFVKSANSQKDVAFVVHAGDISDFGLSQEFKWVNKIMVKLNCPYLTVIGNHDLVANGPAAYKKIYGPMNYSFEYGHNKFIFINTNSREYIFNGSVPDINWLQSQLADNPDNKNAIVVAHIPPFDGDFDPALADDYSGLLANDKNVKFTLYGHQHTFKDGTFYNDGVHYYLTTAMGERGYWLLTTWKGGYKAERIEY; via the coding sequence ATGACTTTAACAGCTTGCGAAGGCGTATTTCAGTACAATCCCAATCAGGTCATTTTTAAGGAAAACGAGACCAATTTAAATCAAAAAAACATCGACCGCATCCATGCCATTCCTGTAAAGGACACGCTGCGGTTTATCCTGATGGGAGACACACAGCGCTGGTATGATGAGACAGATGATTTTGTGAAAAGTGCCAACAGTCAAAAGGACGTTGCCTTTGTCGTGCATGCCGGTGACATTTCGGACTTTGGGCTTTCGCAGGAATTCAAATGGGTGAATAAGATTATGGTCAAGCTTAATTGCCCTTACCTGACCGTTATCGGGAATCACGATCTTGTTGCCAATGGTCCCGCGGCCTACAAGAAAATCTACGGCCCTATGAATTACTCGTTCGAGTACGGGCACAACAAGTTTATTTTTATCAACACAAATTCAAGGGAATACATTTTCAACGGCTCGGTTCCCGACATTAACTGGCTGCAATCCCAACTGGCCGATAATCCGGACAATAAGAATGCAATCGTCGTGGCGCATATCCCACCTTTCGACGGAGATTTTGACCCGGCATTGGCGGATGATTACTCCGGCCTGCTTGCGAATGACAAGAATGTAAAGTTTACACTCTACGGTCACCAGCACACTTTCAAGGACGGAACGTTTTACAACGACGGTGTGCATTATTACCTCACAACCGCCATGGGAGAACGTGGATATTGGCTTTTGACAACCTGGAAAGGTGGTTATAAGGCAGAAAGAATTGAATACTGA
- a CDS encoding PAS domain-containing protein, translating to MDLSLVNGKVLDKTWNATKPAARVGNWEDRFESLVQTVDGIVWEADVATLEFSFVSDQAVRILGYAPEVWINTKNFWQDRIHPDDREQAIGYCHRQLREGKNHIFDYRMISATGDIVWLKDIVSVIKTNGVPTLLRGVMVDVTENKRFEILEQLEKKILDLNSDREISLQKVLSEYLLGIEQIYPRMKCSITGIVDGKLDNWSSPSLPVAYIQALNGLDIGNNHGSCGTAAYLKEKVISSDIANDARWENYRQLALPHQLLSCWSHPILDSEGNVAATFAIYYDHIKTPDEDELNVIDRAVAILKMILENRKNSEIITSSKSRLRNYVEEIAFLQSHVVRAPLARLMGIVDLIKNYEHTDIEKQELLDHLLMSAKELDDVIRDIARKADEKSV from the coding sequence ATGGATTTGAGCTTGGTTAATGGAAAGGTCCTTGACAAGACCTGGAATGCTACGAAACCTGCTGCACGTGTTGGTAATTGGGAGGACCGGTTCGAGTCCCTGGTGCAGACCGTCGATGGAATTGTTTGGGAAGCCGATGTGGCAACATTGGAGTTCTCCTTTGTAAGCGACCAGGCAGTCCGAATTCTTGGCTACGCACCGGAAGTTTGGATAAACACGAAAAATTTCTGGCAGGACCGCATTCATCCCGACGACCGTGAGCAGGCGATCGGCTATTGCCACCGCCAGCTCCGGGAGGGGAAAAATCATATTTTTGACTACCGGATGATTTCCGCAACCGGCGACATTGTGTGGCTGAAAGACATTGTCTCAGTCATTAAAACCAATGGTGTGCCTACCCTTTTGCGCGGTGTAATGGTGGACGTTACTGAAAACAAGCGCTTTGAAATCCTCGAACAATTAGAAAAAAAGATCCTCGATTTAAATTCCGATAGAGAAATTTCGCTTCAAAAAGTGCTTTCTGAGTATCTATTGGGCATTGAGCAGATTTATCCGCGGATGAAGTGCTCCATAACGGGCATCGTGGATGGTAAACTGGACAACTGGTCATCCCCAAGTTTGCCGGTCGCTTATATTCAAGCATTGAACGGGCTTGATATCGGGAATAATCACGGGTCATGCGGGACTGCGGCTTACCTGAAAGAAAAGGTGATTTCCAGTGATATCGCGAATGACGCGCGCTGGGAAAATTACAGGCAGCTGGCCCTTCCACATCAACTGCTTTCGTGCTGGTCGCACCCTATTCTGGATTCTGAGGGCAATGTTGCCGCAACTTTCGCCATTTATTACGACCACATTAAAACACCGGATGAAGATGAGCTGAATGTGATAGACCGGGCCGTTGCGATTTTAAAAATGATCCTTGAAAACAGGAAGAATTCCGAAATAATCACGTCAAGCAAGTCGCGGCTCAGGAATTATGTGGAAGAAATCGCCTTCCTGCAATCGCACGTAGTGCGCGCCCCGCTGGCTAGGCTCATGGGCATTGTGGACCTCATCAAAAACTATGAGCATACCGACATTGAAAAACAGGAACTTCTGGACCATCTGCTGATGTCGGCCAAAGAGCTGGATGATGTGATCCGCGACATTGCCCGAAAAGCAGATGAGAAAAGTGTTTAA
- a CDS encoding VOC family protein, translating into MKIIVTSVMVNDQEKAKQFYTEKLGFVVKNEIPIGEHKWLTVVSPEDGHQVELLLEPIAFGPAKVYQKELFDAHIPATMFGVDDIRESYGKLVKLGVMFTGEPKTMGNVTIALFDDTCGNLIQIAEQH; encoded by the coding sequence ATGAAAATCATTGTAACCAGCGTAATGGTCAACGACCAGGAAAAAGCAAAACAATTTTATACCGAAAAACTGGGGTTTGTTGTAAAAAATGAGATTCCCATTGGAGAGCATAAATGGCTGACCGTTGTATCACCGGAAGACGGTCACCAGGTGGAACTGCTGCTGGAACCGATTGCTTTCGGGCCTGCGAAGGTGTATCAGAAAGAATTGTTTGATGCGCATATCCCTGCCACCATGTTTGGTGTCGATGATATCAGAGAAAGTTATGGAAAGCTGGTGAAACTGGGGGTAATGTTCACCGGAGAGCCCAAAACGATGGGTAATGTTACGATTGCATTGTTCGATGACACTTGCGGAAACCTGATCCAGATCGCCGAGCAACATTAG
- a CDS encoding UBP-type zinc finger domain-containing protein encodes MDQVCQHIKEITEIKKEAAHVCEECVKVDGRWLHLRTCQTCGATLCCDSSPAKHMTQHYHQTGHPVASSAEPGEQWLWCYKDESFVEYN; translated from the coding sequence ATGGATCAGGTTTGTCAACACATTAAGGAAATCACCGAAATCAAAAAAGAGGCTGCTCACGTATGCGAGGAATGCGTGAAAGTGGACGGCAGATGGCTGCACCTGCGGACCTGCCAGACCTGCGGCGCAACATTATGCTGTGACAGCTCGCCGGCCAAACACATGACGCAGCATTATCACCAAACCGGCCACCCAGTTGCCAGCTCGGCGGAGCCCGGCGAACAATGGCTTTGGTGTTACAAGGATGAATCATTTGTCGAATACAATTAA
- a CDS encoding DUF72 domain-containing protein, with product MKATDRIHIGTSGWSYKHWKGIFYPNEMKPSDYISFYANHFSVSELNGSFYKLPTQETVLKWITMVPEDFLFCPKMSRYLSHMKKLHDPEEPLQRFFNIFEPVKQHLGPVLIQMPDNVKFNDVVVRPFYELLQSNYSEYRFAMEVRDESWFSDESLKLMKKHKVTLVFAQSEKFPYYEEITAKDIFIRFHGPESLYSSAYSDETLQEYALKFGEWIKQGHEVWAFFNNDVGGHALRNGAKLKELVAELTD from the coding sequence ATGAAAGCAACGGATCGCATACATATTGGGACTTCCGGGTGGAGCTATAAGCATTGGAAAGGGATCTTTTATCCAAATGAAATGAAGCCGAGCGATTACATTTCTTTCTACGCAAACCACTTTTCAGTTTCCGAGCTGAATGGTAGCTTTTACAAACTGCCCACCCAGGAAACAGTCCTGAAATGGATCACGATGGTGCCTGAAGATTTTCTGTTTTGTCCTAAAATGAGCCGTTATCTGAGTCATATGAAGAAGCTCCATGACCCGGAAGAACCCTTACAGCGCTTTTTCAACATTTTTGAACCCGTCAAACAACACCTGGGCCCTGTGCTGATCCAAATGCCTGATAATGTAAAGTTTAACGACGTGGTTGTCAGGCCATTTTATGAATTACTTCAAAGCAATTACAGTGAATACCGCTTTGCCATGGAGGTAAGGGATGAATCCTGGTTCTCCGACGAAAGCCTCAAACTGATGAAAAAACATAAGGTAACCCTCGTTTTCGCGCAATCGGAGAAGTTTCCTTATTATGAAGAAATCACTGCCAAAGACATCTTTATCCGCTTTCACGGCCCGGAATCGCTATATAGCTCTGCTTATTCCGATGAGACCTTGCAAGAATATGCACTGAAATTCGGCGAGTGGATTAAGCAGGGCCACGAGGTTTGGGCCTTTTTTAATAACGACGTCGGCGGTCATGCACTCCGTAACGGTGCGAAACTAAAAGAGCTTGTCGCCGAGCTGACAGACTAA
- a CDS encoding response regulator, with protein MGLPIIFSIDDDPQVLRAISRDLKAQYRDKYRVLSTSSVSEAMESLVELQNKGEEVAIFVSDQRMPEMQGVDFLEKAMAIFPFAKRVLLTAYSDTDAAIKAINDVQLDYYLMKPWDPPEEKLYPAIDELLHDWQANYRPDFTGIKVIGYQFSPKSHEIKDFLAGNLVPYQWMDASSSDIGKQIIKTNGLCPTDFPTVIFEDGTLLRTPSLLDVASHIGLNAKVKLQVYDVVIIGAGPAGLAASVYGASEGLSTLLIERKAPGGQAGTSSRIENYLGFPAGLSGSELTRRAITQATRFGTEFLSPQSVKEIKLKDQYKTIVLEDDTEINARAVVITTGVDYRKLETKGIAEFTGKGIYYGAASTEASSCGNKDVYVLGGGNSAGQAAMYLSKFAKNVYIIVRKNDLTSSMSSYLIDQIKNTDNVSILGCTEIVEAKGDEHLEALRLVDLNSSEEREVPADALFIFIGARPYTDWVGLQIIKNNKGFIETGRDMKSHENFKQVWKMQRDPYLLETSSPGIFAAGDVRAGAMNRVTSAVGEGSMSISFVHQYLSEV; from the coding sequence ATGGGTTTGCCCATTATATTTTCAATTGACGACGATCCACAGGTTTTGCGGGCCATCAGCCGCGACCTGAAAGCCCAATATAGGGACAAATACCGCGTACTGAGCACTTCTTCCGTTAGCGAAGCCATGGAAAGCCTGGTCGAACTTCAAAATAAAGGCGAAGAAGTGGCCATATTTGTTTCCGATCAGCGCATGCCGGAGATGCAGGGCGTTGATTTCCTGGAAAAAGCAATGGCTATTTTTCCGTTCGCCAAAAGGGTTTTACTCACCGCTTACTCAGATACAGATGCGGCCATTAAGGCGATCAATGATGTACAGCTGGATTATTACCTGATGAAACCCTGGGATCCGCCCGAAGAAAAGCTGTATCCCGCCATCGACGAATTACTGCACGACTGGCAGGCTAATTACCGTCCTGACTTTACGGGCATTAAAGTGATAGGTTATCAGTTTTCTCCTAAGTCACATGAAATCAAGGACTTTCTTGCAGGTAATCTTGTTCCGTATCAATGGATGGATGCCAGTTCGAGTGATATAGGCAAGCAGATCATCAAAACCAACGGACTTTGCCCGACGGACTTTCCAACAGTAATTTTCGAAGACGGGACACTTCTGAGAACGCCGTCTTTGCTGGATGTTGCTTCGCATATCGGATTGAATGCAAAGGTGAAGCTGCAAGTTTATGATGTGGTCATTATCGGTGCGGGCCCGGCAGGGTTGGCGGCATCCGTATACGGCGCATCGGAAGGTTTAAGTACTTTATTGATCGAGCGCAAAGCGCCTGGTGGCCAGGCTGGTACAAGTTCAAGGATTGAAAATTACCTTGGTTTTCCAGCAGGTTTGAGCGGGTCAGAATTGACCAGGAGGGCCATTACGCAAGCCACACGTTTTGGAACAGAATTCCTTTCGCCACAGTCGGTGAAGGAGATCAAATTGAAGGATCAGTACAAAACCATTGTGCTGGAAGACGATACGGAAATCAATGCGAGAGCGGTCGTAATAACAACCGGCGTTGACTATCGCAAGCTGGAAACCAAAGGAATAGCGGAGTTTACGGGCAAAGGCATTTACTATGGCGCTGCCAGCACAGAAGCCAGTTCCTGCGGTAATAAGGATGTTTACGTCCTTGGCGGAGGTAACTCGGCGGGCCAGGCAGCCATGTATTTATCCAAATTCGCCAAAAACGTTTACATTATCGTCCGTAAGAACGATCTCACTTCTTCAATGTCGTCCTATCTTATCGACCAGATCAAAAACACAGATAATGTCTCGATCCTGGGTTGTACGGAAATTGTGGAAGCAAAAGGGGACGAGCATTTGGAGGCTTTAAGATTGGTTGACCTCAATTCCTCGGAAGAGCGTGAGGTTCCGGCCGATGCGCTGTTCATCTTCATCGGGGCCAGACCTTATACGGATTGGGTTGGTTTACAGATCATTAAAAACAACAAAGGATTTATAGAGACCGGCCGCGATATGAAGAGTCACGAGAATTTCAAGCAGGTCTGGAAAATGCAGCGTGACCCTTATTTGCTCGAAACCAGCTCGCCCGGCATTTTTGCCGCAGGCGACGTACGTGCCGGTGCCATGAACCGTGTCACTTCGGCAGTCGGAGAAGGTTCTATGTCGATTAGTTTTGTTCACCAATATTTAAGTGAAGTATAA
- a CDS encoding helix-turn-helix transcriptional regulator produces the protein MTSEFLQKHKPTILYGISLAMLLFLLKWLELRFIIINHIFEIYAGAIALLFTGLGIWIAMKLTKPKVETVVIEKKVFVESKSFQFNEQQQALLGLSKRELEVLNLIAEGLSNQEIAGQLFVSLNTVKTHSSKLFEKMEVKSRTQAVEKAKRLNLIP, from the coding sequence ATGACTTCGGAATTTCTTCAAAAGCACAAACCAACCATTCTTTACGGGATATCGCTGGCTATGCTGCTGTTCCTTTTGAAGTGGCTGGAACTGCGGTTTATCATCATTAATCATATCTTCGAAATCTACGCGGGCGCCATCGCCTTGCTTTTCACAGGCCTGGGCATCTGGATCGCCATGAAACTGACTAAGCCCAAAGTTGAGACGGTTGTGATAGAGAAGAAGGTTTTTGTTGAAAGCAAAAGTTTTCAGTTCAATGAGCAGCAACAGGCATTACTGGGACTGAGCAAAAGAGAGCTCGAAGTGCTTAACCTGATCGCGGAAGGACTGAGTAATCAGGAAATTGCCGGGCAGCTTTTTGTTTCCCTTAACACGGTTAAAACCCACTCTTCCAAATTGTTCGAAAAAATGGAAGTCAAGAGCCGCACCCAGGCCGTAGAAAAAGCCAAACGCCTGAACCTCATCCCTTAG